The Pseudomonas sp. Marseille-Q3773 DNA window CGACCGCATCCGCCAGTAGCGCCGTAAGGCCGGCGAGAAACAGACGACGGAAGGTGAAGCGGGCAGCCACGTACTTGTGCGTTCCCCGGCCTATGTCCTGCATGATGCCGTTCATCTTCTGGGCGCCGTGACTCATACCGATGGCGAAGACCAGAAACGGCACCAGCATCGAATACGGGTCCAGGTCATAACCCAGAGTCTGGATCAGACCCAATTGCCAGATGACCGCGATGAGGGAACTGATGACCACCAGCCCTGTGCTGCGCACACAGCGGGTGTAGGAGAACACCATGGCACTTACGATCGTGACGGCGATGGCGAAGAATTTCAGGACTTCGCGCAGACCCTCGATGAGGTCGCCCACGATTTTGGCAAATCCGGTAATGTGCAGCTCGACGTCGCCTTGTTGATAGCTGGATCGCAGCTCTTCAAGCTGCTTGGACAGCTTGGCGTAGTCTATGGGGGTGCCATCAGGCAATTGGCTCAGCAAGGGCACATAAAGCACGCTGGCGCTGCCATCAACGGCGACCAGTTGGCCAAGTTCACCGGATCGATCGACGTTCGCCCGCAATTGCTGAAGGCTGGTAAGCGAGCCGTCATAGCCGTCGGGAATGACCGGCCCACCTTCCATGCCCTCCTCGGTAACCCCTGTCCAACGGGTACTGGGTGTCCACAACGACTTCATGCCTGCCCGATCGACGCCGGGAATCAGAAACACCTGATCGTTGAGCTTACGCAGCGTTTCCATGTACTCGGCGTTGTAGATGCTGCCTGAGCGGCTGACCACCCCAATGCGAATGGCGTTACCCAGACCACGTAGATCTTCCTGATGGCGCAGGTAGTTGGCAATGTAAGGGTGACCCGCCGGGATGGTCTTCTCAAAGCTCGCGTTAAGCTGCAAGCCCGTGGCCTTCCAACCCAGTAAAAGCGTCGTCAGCAGACACAGGACCACAACCCAGGCACGGTGATTGAAAAGCAGGCACTCGACCACGCTTCCGGATTTGCGATCAAACTCGGACAGGTTGGAAACGACTGGAAAACGGGTGGATTCTGGCTGATGCATGGCAAACCTCTACTGTTCGGCTTTTGCAGTCGCTGCGGTTCGGACTATGCCTTGGAGGCTGCCTACGAGCAGCTCGCCATCGGCGACGCGAACCATGCTGGTAGGAGCAGCCACAGCAACCTCAGCGAGAGGAGACATCAGGCTTTCATCGGGCCCCTTGCTAACTAGCAGTTGCCCGGTCTGGTTGAGCAGCAACACGCGGCCATCAGGCTGAAGTTGGCTCGCAACGACTGAAACAGGATGGGGAAGCTCCAGCCGGGACCAGGTGTTGCCATGGTCACTGGAGCGGAAGGCGTTGCCGCGCAAGCCGGCAATGACTACCCCGTCGTTACGAGCGGTTACTGTGAAGTAGCTGCCCTGATAGGGCGTGGCCAACCGGACGAATGTGGCCCCGTTGTTCTTCGAATGAAAAACCCGTCCTTCTTCGCCAGCGATGTAGAGCTCGTTTCTGCTTCCTGCGATGGCGTACAGATGGCGCGCGCCTGGATTGTCGAGCCGCGCGGAATAGGACCGCCACGTTTGCCCGCCATCCGCCGTTTGCATGATCAGGTTGAAGGCACCGATGGCGAAACCATGCCGCTCATCAGCGAAGTAAACGTCAAGGAAAGGCTTGTCAGGACCGTCGTCAAGCAGACGCTGAGCGTTGATCAAAGCTGTGTCCCTGGAAGGCCCCGCTTCCAGGGCCATTGCTTCCTCGCGGACCAGTTGTGCGGCCTGCTCGCCGCGCAACTGCACCGACCAAGTCCGCCCTCCATCATCGCTGTGCAAAATGCTGCCAAAGTGTCCAACTGCCCAGCCGTGCTCCGGCGTGGGGAAATGCACGGCAGTAAGCGTTACGCTGACGGGTACCTTGGCCTGACGCCAGTTGCTCCCACCGTCGTCGGAGTACAGGATCAACCCGCGCTCACCTACAGCCACTAGCCGTTTGCCCGTATCCTGCAAAGCGAGGATGGCCGCTTGGGAATACGACTGCACCGCTAACGCGGGCCGGCTGTCGGCGTCAGCCATGAGCGTAGCGGCCGGAGAGCCCCCGCCGAAGGCCGCGCCCAGTACCACCAACGAAATGGCTAATACTTGGCGCGTGCAGCCGCGACGGCGGGCGCCGCTTGACGAATTGAGTTGCATGGCGCTGTCTCTTGTATTTGTTTTGACGAATGATGCGCGGTGCTGCAGGGTCAGAAGATCGTGCCGCCGTCGGCGTTGAACACCTGCCCGGTCATGAAGCCGGCTTCCTCGGAAACGACAAATGCAAGCAGTCCGCAGAGATCTGCAGGTACGCCGTTGCGCTTGATGAGTTGCTGTTGTCGTACTGCCTCGAATAACGCAGGGGGCAGATTGCGTTCGGAGGCAGCGGTACGGGTCAGGCCCGGTGAGATGGCGTTTACCGTGATCCCTTGTGGGCCCAGCTCCGCTGCAAGTGCACGGACCAGGCCGATGCCTGCCATCTTAGTGGTGATATAGCCGGTAAAATCAGGCATGGGATTTCCCACCGTGCTCGAGGCGATCTGCACGATGCGGCCATACCCGCGGCTCGCCATATCCTTGGCAAAGTGCTGGGCCAAGAGGAAAGAGGCCTCGACATTGACCGCCTGGAAGCGACGGAAGGTGTCCAGCGTCAACGCTTCGAAAGGTATCAACGGCATGAACGCGGCGTTGTTGACCAGAATGTCGCAGCGCCCGAAGCGTTCCAGGACGTGGCAACCGAACGCTTGCACGGCCTGCGCGTCAGCCAGGTCGAAACTTTCCGAATAGACATCTGCACCCAGTTCGCGTGCTGCTGTCGCTGTGTCTTCGGGCAATTGCAAATCGGCAAGGGCGAGACGATATCCTTCCTTGGCCAGGCGACAGGCGAAATGGAAACCTAATGCGCCACCGGCGCCGGTGAGCACTGCGACGCGGCGTGGGTCAGAATTCTGCACGATAGTTGTCCTCATTGTTCTTGTTGTCGATGGGTCTCTGCCCTGTTGAAACGAACATATCGCCCTACAACTCATTCGAGAAATTGTTTGTTGGCATCCGTGGTATCCACGAAACGGATGGGAGGCCGGATGCCGCCCAAAAACGAACGCTCCTCCAGTTACCTGGAGGAGCGTCAGTCAACGCAGCGAGGGGGTATCCAGCAAACGCTCAGATCGGTGCGCGCAAAGCCTGTTGAGCGTCAATCATCACCTGGGTGTGATCTTGCAGCGACCCACCTTCCTGCTCGATCTGCCCGAGCGTTGCGGACGCCCGAACGACCAAACTGGCCCGGTCGAAGTGTCGTCCAGCATAGGCAGTGAGAGCGCCTTCCAGCGAATGGCGTCTGGCAATCTCCTCGGCAAGCACGATCGCACCTTCCACTGCAATACCAGCCCCCGATGCCAGATGCGGGGTAGTGGCATGTATCGCATCGCCAAGCAGCACAATACGCCCGCGGTGCCACGGCGCGGGCATCATGTGCCCGGCCAACGGGCGATAGAGCAGGCGGTGATTTGCCAGGGATCCATCTAGAATTCCTTCCCGTATTTCCGCCACCTGGCCGCCAAACTCCTCAAGCAGTTCCGCCAATTTTCCGGGCCAGAATTCCGGTTCGATGAAATCCATTCCCTGACGTTTGTCGAGCACGAACAGATAACATTCGGTGTCGCTGATGGGATTGACGCCGGCCTTGGTAGTGCGCCCCATGTACACGGTTGAATGCTCGCGTTTACGCGGTACCACTGCACGCCATGACCCTTGCCCTGTGAAACGTGGTCCTGGAAAGTCGGGCATGATCAACTTGCGAACCGCCGAGTTGATACCGTCTGCGCCGACAACGAGATCGAATTGGCCAATGCTACCGTCGCTAAATTGTACTTTGACCCCTGAATCGTCCTGCTCCATGTGCTCGAACGTCTGTCCAAGTCGAACACGCACACCCGTACGCGCTGTTGCCCGGGCGAGAATACCGGCAAGCACGGGTCGCAAGATGCCTGCTGCACCGGGGAGGTCTTCGGCACCCGGAATCGGTAGCATAGGAACCGTACGCGTCAGATTGCCATCGGCATCGCAAATATCGATTGCACGCCAGTTCCCGCCCTCGCGCAGCACTTCGTCTACCACACCGATCTGTTTCAATGCACGCAACGTGGGACCGCTGATGGTGATACCGGCACCGTCTGGTGCCCAGTTGGGGTTGACCTCCAATAGTTCAACATCAATGCCTTGCTTGCTCAGTTCGATGGCAGCGCACATGCCACCGATGCCTCCGCCAATAATGAGCGCTCGTTGAATTAGTGCCATGATGCCTCTCCTGGGATGCCACATGCCCACCGTTTCATTCAGTGGTCCCCCCCAAACGTTCTGCCAACCAGTCAGCGATCATCGCGCCGGCATTATTCGGGTTATCCAGGGAACTGTGTTCCACGCCGCCCTCTCGCTGCGTGAAGACGATGAGTTCCTTGTCTGGACTGTTGATCAATTGATCGAATGTCTGGTGGGCATAGCGCAGCGGAATCTGCCGGTCGTTTTCGCCATGCGTCACCAGGAAAGGCACCCGGATGCGGTGCAGGACGCCTTCTAGATGCATGTGTTCGGCTTTGGCGAAGAAGTCGTCCAGATCTTGCGCACCGAATACCCATTGCACGTGTTTCCAGTAATGAGGCACAGGGTTTTCGCCTTCACGCTTCAGGCGTGCCTGCTGCACAGCTCTCCAATCGTGGTTGGCCCCCCATACCGCGCCGCAAGCGAAACGGGGTTCGAAAGCCACCGCGCGTGGGCAGTAATATCCGCCGAGCGAGACCCCCAAGGCTGCGATGCGTTGCGGGTCGACCTGCGGATGCGATTCCAGCCAGTCCACGATCGGGCTCGCCCAGCGTTCGGTGTCATGTATCGCTGTCAAACCGTGCAATCGGAGCGCTTCACCGGTCCCGGGCTGGTCGATGAACAAGGCCGACAACCCGCGTTCAGCGAATTGAGTACCCATGACGCTTTGTTGAAGCATCTCTTTGGTACTGTCGAGACCATTCATGATCACCACGATCGGCGCGCGGGTGTTTTCCGCCAAATCCTTGGCTTTCACGTACAGCGCACTGATCACGGTGTCAGCATACGGAATTTCGACCCGTTGACAGTTCTCGTGGCGCAGCTGTCTGCTTTGCTCGAACAGCTCCAACGCACGTTGGTAGGTGGCCAGGCGATGCTCCTCGCCTTGTGCCTGCATACGTTCAGCGATGGTGTAATAAAGTGCTGCGCGTGCCAGCTTGTCGCCGGCCGAGCGTTTGCGACGACGTGCCAGATCGGCGTTTGCCAGTTCAATCAATTGATCGCCGCCGGTTTTCCAGGCACGAAAGAATGCCTCGGTCCCCGGGTCGTCGCCCGCCATGGCAGCTTCCAATAAAGGAGCACACATCGCGTCCACCTCGCCGATATTGCCGCCGTGGGTCAGGGCAATCATCGTGGAGAGGCTCCATACATAATTGGTAGGGAAATACTGGAACATGGAATGACCTGCCTTGAAATCAGGAATGCGAAGTACCGCGCCGCTGCGAACCAGCCACGCTCGGTAAGTTCTGGGAAATCCATACCGTGCCGTCGGCAGCCACGCGCGACGGTACGGGTGTCAGGTGCTCGCCAATGCAAGGCCCGGCGAAGCAGCGTCCCGCGCGTATATCGAAATGCGCCGAGTGCGCGAAACAGACGATGTGCTGGTTGTCCCCTGACAGAAACTTGTCCTGCCGGTAATCCAGAGGGCGATGGTTGTGCGGACAATCATTCAGCCAAACGAAAATCTCGTTGCCTTGGCGCACTGCGAAAACTCGATCATCTCGACCTTCACGCAGCAGACCTCGGGCGCCGCCATCTGGAACGTCCTCAAGCCGGCAGAGAAGCTGTTCTTCGGACATGGCTGGCTGCTCACTCACCTGGCGCCCATTTGTCGATGGCGTCGAAGAGGAAGATCTGCGAGTTGTCCGAACCAGGGTCCATGGCCCGAGCCACCCACTCTTCGTCATGCAAGTCCATATCGGCATCCATTTCCATCACGGCGCCAAACGGGCTGTTGAAATACCAGAAGTAGTTGCTGCCCATGATGTGGCGGCCAGGCCCCCAGAAGCTGCGGTAGCCTTTCTTGACGAAGCGCCAGCCCTGTTGCAACACCTCTCCAGCCGATCCGAGATGGAAGGTGAAGTGGTTGCACCCGACCATATGGTCGTTCTGGCTCTCGATCATGAACAGCGTGTGATGATCAAGCGTGCCGGCCGGTCGCATGAATGGCCCCAAGTGGTTGAAACGGTCGGTGACGACGAAGCCCAATCGACTGTAGAAAGCCTCTGCTTTTTCCGCGTTTGGAACGAAGTACACGACATGAGACAACGAGCGAGGCTCAATCAGCGCATCCGGTTGCGCCGCGCAGACATTGGGCGCCCTTCCCGGGGCTTGGCCGGGTACGTTGAACCCAAGGTGGGGAGCCTCGATCGGCTGGCGCTGCGTGACCATGAAGCCGACACCAAAGCCTGCGTCATCGATGCAGTGCAGACTGCCATCCGCGTCTACCCGCACTTCCCGATCCCGGCCCAATTCATCGCGGATCTGCGCCAGTGTGGCGTGATCGGCTACGCCATACAGGGTTTCACGCAACGAAGGCGACGCGGCCCCCGGTGGCAAAGGCGGCAAGCCGGCTGCATCGCTGGGCCGCACGATCAAACCGGTGCCATCCAGCGCGACATAAACTCCGCCCTTGAGTGGCTCGTATTCACGCACCCGCAGACCATAATCCACCAGATACTGGTGCGCGCCCTCCAGGTCATCGACGCCGAAGACCAGATATTCAAGGCCAACAATATTCATGCAAATTCTCCTATCGATTGGCTCAGGACTGCTTGTTCTTACGGAACGGCAGGCTCGCAAGGAATGCCATGTCCTTGAGGCTCAGCATTTTCAGGCCAGCCCTTGTCGCCGCTCCGTCCAACCGTGCTTCCATGGGAAGCGTTCCGAAGCTTTTGCCCTTGATGACCAACTCATCACCCACGCGACGGATCGACTCGACATGCATCAGCTCTTCATCGGCTGAACCACGCAGCACCATGCCTTCGCGCGAAGCGGCTGCCAGGGTGGATGGCGCAGGCACGTCATGGCGCACACCCGCCGATACCGCGCTGAAATCCATGCCCAGTTGCTCGAACATCTTCATGGCCGTGGCCCGGCCCGCGCCGTATACGCCGCCCCCAGGATGCTGAGATGGGCCAGTAAGATAGAGTCGCTCCACCCCTGGCACAGTGAACTGCCCGAGGTCAGGCGTAGGACGATGGCCGGCGCTCTGATAGAAGTACGGGGCAACTCCGTGCAAATCCCCGCGCATCATGCTGTTCGGGCTGGAGCGCTCCAGATCGACCGGGCTGACGATGCTTCGGGCGATGATGTTGTCGGCGGTGAGGTTGCTCACGAACTGTCGGTAATGCTGAAGTGACAGGTCGCCAATCTCTTCCTTGAAATCATCCCAATGCTGCCCCTTCCAGCGCGGGTCATTGACCTTGTAGGGGGCGAACGTGATGCCATGGAACATACCCCTGCCCGCAGGCACCCTGGTCTTGTCGCCGATGCTTTCATCACCACCGGCGCACAGGCGACGCTTGCTGATGTAGCCGCGCTTGAGTTCGTCGAAGTCAGCGAGCATTTCGTCCAGGGAGTCAGTGGCCATGAATTCCAGCATCGTGGCGTAGCCGACCTCCTCGCCTGCGTAATATTTGCAGTTTTCCTTCAGGTCGTAATGGCTCACCATGATCGAGAAAGGTGCCAACGTTGCGCGCTCGGCGCGGGCTAGCACTGGCTCAGGTACGCCTTCCACGAACTTGCGCACAACATGCGGATGGATCGCGCCGATCACGGCATCGCGAGCTTGGAACGTCTCGCCACTGCTCAGGCGAACACCTGTCGCACGGCCAGCACTGGTGAGGATTTGTGCAACTTCCGAGTTGCAGCGCACCTCTCCGCCATAGGACTCGATGCATCGCACCAGCGACTCGGTGAGCTTGCCGCTGCCACCGATGGGCTGCGAAACGCCGTAGGTATGGATGATACCGGGCATCAACAGGACGCCCATGCCGGTACCCAGCTCATTGGGCGCCTGCAGGTTTTCGCTGACCAGGCGCAGCAAGTGGATCTTGATCTTGTCGCTCTCGTACAACTGGTTGACCAGATCCAGGCAATCACGGTTCATGTAGTCGAGCATCAGCCGCCCTTCCTCACTGCGGTCGAGCATCGCCACCAATTCACCCAGCGGTGGCGGTGGTGCATACAGCCCAGGCATGAACATCTGCAGGATTTTCTGGCTCAGCTTGACGAAGGAGCGATAGGTCTCCGCGTCCTTGACCGACACTTTGGCGAAGCATTCGCACGTCTTGTCGATGTCCTTGTACGTGAACAGCGCCGATTGATCGGGGAAGACCGTGGCATGAGGAACTGGCGAATAATGATATTCAAGGCCGTGTTGGCTTAGCAGGCCCAGCTCGTCCTGGCGTAGCATCGGATTCCCTTGAATCATGATGTGTACGCTGGAATGTTCGTCATGCCAGTAGCCCGGGGTATTCAGCTCTCGAGTTGTCACCCCCCCTCCCGGATAACCCTTGCGCTCCAGGACCAGGACCTTCTTGCCGGCCTTGGCCAGGTACGCCGCAGCGACCAGACCGTTGTGGCCAGCGCCCATCGCGACGATGTCGTACTGGGTGTTGCTCATACTCAACTCCTTAATCATTCAAAACAGAAGGCAGCCGCTCTCGGCCACCTTCAGCCCCACTGGGCAAAACCGCGATTCAACGCACCCCTTCGCCTGCCATGGCTTCCGGAGTAAACGTCGTGTCAGGATAGGGCGGCACGATCTTGTACTGCTCTTTGGAGTCGTTGAGCATGCCGTCGAAGTACCAGCTGCCCGAGATCAAGTCGTAAAAACCGAAGCTTTGAGGCGAGGCAGTTGCTGGGATATCCGGCATCACGATCGG harbors:
- a CDS encoding YCF48-related protein, with product MQLNSSSGARRRGCTRQVLAISLVVLGAAFGGGSPAATLMADADSRPALAVQSYSQAAILALQDTGKRLVAVGERGLILYSDDGGSNWRQAKVPVSVTLTAVHFPTPEHGWAVGHFGSILHSDDGGRTWSVQLRGEQAAQLVREEAMALEAGPSRDTALINAQRLLDDGPDKPFLDVYFADERHGFAIGAFNLIMQTADGGQTWRSYSARLDNPGARHLYAIAGSRNELYIAGEEGRVFHSKNNGATFVRLATPYQGSYFTVTARNDGVVIAGLRGNAFRSSDHGNTWSRLELPHPVSVVASQLQPDGRVLLLNQTGQLLVSKGPDESLMSPLAEVAVAAPTSMVRVADGELLVGSLQGIVRTAATAKAEQ
- a CDS encoding SDR family oxidoreductase; amino-acid sequence: MQNSDPRRVAVLTGAGGALGFHFACRLAKEGYRLALADLQLPEDTATAARELGADVYSESFDLADAQAVQAFGCHVLERFGRCDILVNNAAFMPLIPFEALTLDTFRRFQAVNVEASFLLAQHFAKDMASRGYGRIVQIASSTVGNPMPDFTGYITTKMAGIGLVRALAAELGPQGITVNAISPGLTRTAASERNLPPALFEAVRQQQLIKRNGVPADLCGLLAFVVSEEAGFMTGQVFNADGGTIF
- a CDS encoding FAD-dependent oxidoreductase, giving the protein MALIQRALIIGGGIGGMCAAIELSKQGIDVELLEVNPNWAPDGAGITISGPTLRALKQIGVVDEVLREGGNWRAIDICDADGNLTRTVPMLPIPGAEDLPGAAGILRPVLAGILARATARTGVRVRLGQTFEHMEQDDSGVKVQFSDGSIGQFDLVVGADGINSAVRKLIMPDFPGPRFTGQGSWRAVVPRKREHSTVYMGRTTKAGVNPISDTECYLFVLDKRQGMDFIEPEFWPGKLAELLEEFGGQVAEIREGILDGSLANHRLLYRPLAGHMMPAPWHRGRIVLLGDAIHATTPHLASGAGIAVEGAIVLAEEIARRHSLEGALTAYAGRHFDRASLVVRASATLGQIEQEGGSLQDHTQVMIDAQQALRAPI
- a CDS encoding prolyl oligopeptidase family serine peptidase gives rise to the protein MFQYFPTNYVWSLSTMIALTHGGNIGEVDAMCAPLLEAAMAGDDPGTEAFFRAWKTGGDQLIELANADLARRRKRSAGDKLARAALYYTIAERMQAQGEEHRLATYQRALELFEQSRQLRHENCQRVEIPYADTVISALYVKAKDLAENTRAPIVVIMNGLDSTKEMLQQSVMGTQFAERGLSALFIDQPGTGEALRLHGLTAIHDTERWASPIVDWLESHPQVDPQRIAALGVSLGGYYCPRAVAFEPRFACGAVWGANHDWRAVQQARLKREGENPVPHYWKHVQWVFGAQDLDDFFAKAEHMHLEGVLHRIRVPFLVTHGENDRQIPLRYAHQTFDQLINSPDKELIVFTQREGGVEHSSLDNPNNAGAMIADWLAERLGGTTE
- a CDS encoding Rieske 2Fe-2S domain-containing protein, with the protein product MSEEQLLCRLEDVPDGGARGLLREGRDDRVFAVRQGNEIFVWLNDCPHNHRPLDYRQDKFLSGDNQHIVCFAHSAHFDIRAGRCFAGPCIGEHLTPVPSRVAADGTVWISQNLPSVAGSQRRGTSHS
- a CDS encoding VOC family protein; protein product: MNIVGLEYLVFGVDDLEGAHQYLVDYGLRVREYEPLKGGVYVALDGTGLIVRPSDAAGLPPLPPGAASPSLRETLYGVADHATLAQIRDELGRDREVRVDADGSLHCIDDAGFGVGFMVTQRQPIEAPHLGFNVPGQAPGRAPNVCAAQPDALIEPRSLSHVVYFVPNAEKAEAFYSRLGFVVTDRFNHLGPFMRPAGTLDHHTLFMIESQNDHMVGCNHFTFHLGSAGEVLQQGWRFVKKGYRSFWGPGRHIMGSNYFWYFNSPFGAVMEMDADMDLHDEEWVARAMDPGSDNSQIFLFDAIDKWAPGE
- a CDS encoding NAD(P)/FAD-dependent oxidoreductase translates to MSNTQYDIVAMGAGHNGLVAAAYLAKAGKKVLVLERKGYPGGGVTTRELNTPGYWHDEHSSVHIMIQGNPMLRQDELGLLSQHGLEYHYSPVPHATVFPDQSALFTYKDIDKTCECFAKVSVKDAETYRSFVKLSQKILQMFMPGLYAPPPPLGELVAMLDRSEEGRLMLDYMNRDCLDLVNQLYESDKIKIHLLRLVSENLQAPNELGTGMGVLLMPGIIHTYGVSQPIGGSGKLTESLVRCIESYGGEVRCNSEVAQILTSAGRATGVRLSSGETFQARDAVIGAIHPHVVRKFVEGVPEPVLARAERATLAPFSIMVSHYDLKENCKYYAGEEVGYATMLEFMATDSLDEMLADFDELKRGYISKRRLCAGGDESIGDKTRVPAGRGMFHGITFAPYKVNDPRWKGQHWDDFKEEIGDLSLQHYRQFVSNLTADNIIARSIVSPVDLERSSPNSMMRGDLHGVAPYFYQSAGHRPTPDLGQFTVPGVERLYLTGPSQHPGGGVYGAGRATAMKMFEQLGMDFSAVSAGVRHDVPAPSTLAAASREGMVLRGSADEELMHVESIRRVGDELVIKGKSFGTLPMEARLDGAATRAGLKMLSLKDMAFLASLPFRKNKQS